The following proteins are co-located in the Sporolactobacillus pectinivorans genome:
- a CDS encoding DUF2663 family protein has product MSLDTMKDKGMLPALTFEILQELIKRKEKETFWKKRQSIAGIFLMVSGCIFVLYFFIVRNQRLTTLHGIAQIISEPSSWLIGAAGLLLFFIYIRTYRAAEDAEDDFDELRAEVIDRGWELWPKEHEGNGRYEVMHYLLDEKDINLFYK; this is encoded by the coding sequence GTGTCACTGGATACAATGAAAGATAAAGGGATGCTTCCGGCTCTGACTTTTGAGATTCTTCAGGAACTGATAAAAAGGAAAGAAAAGGAAACTTTTTGGAAGAAACGGCAGTCTATTGCTGGTATTTTTCTGATGGTATCCGGCTGCATTTTTGTTCTTTATTTCTTTATTGTCAGAAACCAGCGGCTGACTACGCTTCACGGCATTGCTCAGATCATTAGTGAACCGTCAAGTTGGCTGATTGGAGCAGCCGGTTTGCTGCTGTTTTTTATTTACATCCGTACCTATCGTGCAGCGGAGGACGCCGAAGACGATTTTGATGAATTGCGTGCGGAAGTGATTGACAGAGGGTGGGAGCTGTGGCCAAAAGAACATGAAGGAAACGGAAGATATGAAGTTATGCACTATCTTCTTGATGAAAAGGATATTAACCTGTTCTATAAATAG